The Cyanobacteriota bacterium genome contains the following window.
GGGAAATTCGTTTTGTCATAAGCTTCAAGCTGAAAATCTGAGAGCAGCTGCCCTAGGTGAATAGTTACGCCCCAGTACCAACGGCAAGATAAGAAAGTACTAGCTGGTGCTATTATTTATTCTGTCAATTCATATTGCTTAGGATTTTTATTTTGCAAATCGCTCCTTCCGCTGAACAGACTCAGATAAACCATCCGGCCCTTGCTGAATCAGTTTCTATTGAGCCGCTAGCCAATTTTGTTAACGACAAAAAAACAGAAATTCCCAGTCAGTCTAAAGATCAGCTTTTACTAAAACAAGAAAAACAAAACTCACAAAATATTTTAAAACAAATTACTGAGCATTTCTTTGTGAAGAAATTCATTCCAGAAGCTGCTAATTTCCTCTCGATTTTTGGGAACGCGGCTTCTGCAATAGCTCATCGATATAATTTTTCTGATACCGTTAAAAGCTTTGCTGATGGCTTTGGTAAATTTGGAACGAAGGCATTTTTGATTCTCAATGGAGCAATTAATATGCTTGAATATTTACTTAAGTTTGATTTACTTGGAGCACTTGGGCATTTTAACGATATTGTTGTCGGTCTTTTTGCACCACAAGATCACACCTATCTTGATCGAGGAACGGCTTCTGGTACTTATACTCTTGCTAATTCTCTTTCAATTATTAATGGTAATGATCACTTTCACTCAGCTGGGGAGCATTTCAAACATATTCTTAATGGACTTAAAAAGACTTATCACAATTTTGCGAGCAAGGATATACTCAAAAATTTGGCTGATTCTAATAATGCAATGATCGGAGTGATTGCCAGTATTATGACTAATCTGGGAGCTTTGACTTGGCTGGTGACGGGCAAGGAGAAATTTGCTACTGCGTTAAGAGATCTAGGTGGAATTATGATTGATTTTGAACAGGCACATCCAGGTCATTTCAAAAATGGTAAGAAGTTCTACTTTGCTTCGGGTTTAGGTTTGATCGGTGGTACCGTTTTTGACTTTCTCTCCAAAATGCTCCCTTCTCACAGAGATACTTTTGTGCCATTAAGTCTCTGTATTGATGGTATTGGCAGATATTTATTGAGAATGTCACATAACGCTGGTGAATTAAAGAAACCCCTTCCGGGGCTTTCGTTATAATAACTTGAGATGTCTAAACTAAATGACAAAGCAATAGTGATTATCGGGGGCGGACCTGCTGGCTATATGTCGGCGTTGGAACTCCGTAAAAGATTTAGCGAGCAAAAAATAATTTTAATAGAGAAAAATAAACTAGGCGGCGCTTGTCTTCATGTTGGTTGTATCCCAAGTAAACAATTGCATTCTATTGAGAATCTTGCTGACTTTCCTAAGTTAATTACCAAAAATAAAATGATGCTAGAAAAAGCTATCGCTAGTGAACTTAAAGCTGCAGACATTGAAGTGATCATTGCAGAGGCGCAAGTCTCAGAAGATGGAGTTGTGGTTGATGCTAACAAGATCGACTATTGCAAATTAATTATTGCAACTGGCACTAAACCAAGGACACTTAAAGAGTTTCCAGATGCTTTGACTAGCGATAGTTTTTTCTCTGAAGAGAGCTTGGCCAAAGGGTTTGCTGACAAATATTTATTTATAGGAGGTGGATATATCGGGCTAGAACTTGCTTCGATGTTGGCGCATCATGGTAAACAAGTAAGAGTAATTGAAATGATGAATGAGATTATGCCTTTTCTTGATAAGGATATCCACGCCAAGTTCATGCAAGGACTTAAGACTCAGAAGATTAAAGTAGAAACTGGCGTCAAAGATTTGAGTAGCATTCAAATAGAAGAAGGTGAAGAAGTTTTTGTTTCTATCGGTAGAGAAGCCTCGAGCTTTAAGCCTCGAACCTCGAACCAATGCGTCATTGGTGACGCTTCCGGTCAAATAGCACTTGCTCACTATGCCTATGCCCAAGCAAAACAACTAGCTGCTAGTTTTGCTGGTGAGCACTACCACCTTGATCCAAACAAAGTGCCGCTCGTGGTATTCACTCATCCTGAACTCGCTTCTATTGGGCTCACAGAGCAAGCTGCACGTGAAATCTATGGGGCTAAAGTTGAAACTAGAATCATCAACTGGGCAAGCAACGGCAAGGCTCGTGTTTCTGGTCACGATAGGGGGATGACCAAGTGGGTCATTGTTGATAATCACATCGTTGGCTGCCACATTATCGGACACTCTGCTACAGATTTAATTTCAATTGTAGTGCCAATTATTAATATGAATCCAAGTATTGAAGAAATGAAGAGATGGATTTATCCGCATCCGACTTTGGGCGAGATTTTTTCCTTTTGATTAGGGTTTGAACTTGCTTCAAAATTGTTCAGAACAAGGCTTGCGAAGTTCTGATAAAGCTGAGTTGACTGAGCCGTCAATGATGGTTTATCAGAGCAAGCGTAACGCAGTTCTGGGCGATTTGGGAGTAAGTTCAGTGCTATAATTGTGGCTATGGCAGAACTCAAATTACCTATCTCTCATTATTTCAATCAAACTAATGGTGCACGTTTTGCGGATTTTGCTGGTTGGAAGATGCCGACTTTTTATACTTCTATTATTGAAGAGCATAAAGCAACTCGAGAACATATTGGGATTTTTGATGTTTCACATATGGGACGTTGGTTGGTTTCTGGAAAAGAATCCCTAGATTTTTTGAATGACTTAGTTACTAATGATCTTGAGCCTTTGTTTGCTGGTTCTGGTATCTATACAGCGATGCTCAATGAAGAAGGTGGCATTATTGATGATTTGATTATTTACAAGATTGGTGATGAAGAATTTATGTTGGTGAATAACGCCGGTAATCATGATATTGATACTGCCTGGTATGAAAAACAAATTGAAAACTATGACGCTGAAATGATAGATATGACTGAGGTCTGGGGGCAGATTGCGGTTCAAGGTCCTATGGCAAAACAGGTACTAGAGCAGCTTCTGGGCATCGATGAGCCTCTTGAGTATTTTGGTTTTGGTGTTGTTGATTGTGATGATGATACTGAAGAGCCGTTAATTATTGCTGCGACTGGTTATACCGGTGAAGAGGGTTACGAGCTATATGGTGACCCTGATATATTAATGGATATTTGGGAAGACTTGATTGATGAGCATGATGCAACGCCTTGTGGTTTAGGTTCACGTGATTTACTGAGGCTTGAAGCTGGCTATTGTTTGCACGGTAATGACATTGATATTAAGACGACTCCATATGAGGCTGGGCTTAGTTGGGTTACCAAAATGGAGAAGGAAGATTTTATTGGTAAGTCTGCAGCCACCAGAAAGGACAAAAAACTAATTGGACTTGCGTTTCCTGAAGGAGACAAAATTATTCCAAGGTCACATACCAAAGTATTAAATGAGGCTGGTGAAGAGATTGGTGAAGTTACCAGTGGTAATTTTTCTTCGATGCTTAATAGAGCAATAGCCTTGGCCTACATTAAGCCTGAATACGAAGACGCTCAAGTAAAGGTGTCGATACGCAATAAAGAGTCTATTGCACAAGTAGGAAAGCCTTGGTTTTATCGCAATATCGGTAAAAAACAAGTTCAGGAATTTAAGTCCTCTGCGATTGTAAGTTAATTTTAATTAAAAAAATACCGGATTTGCTATACCCGGGAAGCCAAAATTCTGCTATAAGTTTGTTTATGGTTCAATACTTTAAGTCACATGAATGGATAGCAGAAAAGGGTGAAGGTGTATACCAAATGGGTATCAGCCAGTATGCTTGTGATCAGCTTGGTGATATAGTTTTTGTTGAAGCGAAAGAAGACGGCGAGGTCTATGATTCGGCTGATTCATTAGCTATTTTAGAGTCTGTTAAGGCGGTTGGAGATATTTATGCACCGTTTAAAGCGAAGCTCATCAGCACCAATAAAGAAGTTGTTAATAGCCCTGAAGAGATCAATTCAAAGACCTGGATAATAGAAATTAGCTCAGTAGACGGAATTGATTTTGATGACTTGGATACTATGAATAGTGGTGAGTATGATGACTATTTAGAGACGCTCTAGAGCGTTAGAACGCATAGCTTCCATCCTCTCACTCAAAATCGGTTCCTTAACTGCTTTAACATCATCAAAACGTGAAAACTCCGTACTGTGCGGTGCCGTCTTGAGCGTTGCTCTACCTTCTTCAGTCTGTGCCTCGGTAATGATCTCTTCAAAGGCAGTAACCAAGGCGTCAAGGCTTGATTTTGGTTCTGTCTCGGTTGGTTCTATCA
Protein-coding sequences here:
- a CDS encoding FAD-dependent oxidoreductase yields the protein MSKLNDKAIVIIGGGPAGYMSALELRKRFSEQKIILIEKNKLGGACLHVGCIPSKQLHSIENLADFPKLITKNKMMLEKAIASELKAADIEVIIAEAQVSEDGVVVDANKIDYCKLIIATGTKPRTLKEFPDALTSDSFFSEESLAKGFADKYLFIGGGYIGLELASMLAHHGKQVRVIEMMNEIMPFLDKDIHAKFMQGLKTQKIKVETGVKDLSSIQIEEGEEVFVSIGREASSFKPRTSNQCVIGDASGQIALAHYAYAQAKQLAASFAGEHYHLDPNKVPLVVFTHPELASIGLTEQAAREIYGAKVETRIINWASNGKARVSGHDRGMTKWVIVDNHIVGCHIIGHSATDLISIVVPIINMNPSIEEMKRWIYPHPTLGEIFSF
- the gcvT gene encoding glycine cleavage system aminomethyltransferase GcvT, yielding MAELKLPISHYFNQTNGARFADFAGWKMPTFYTSIIEEHKATREHIGIFDVSHMGRWLVSGKESLDFLNDLVTNDLEPLFAGSGIYTAMLNEEGGIIDDLIIYKIGDEEFMLVNNAGNHDIDTAWYEKQIENYDAEMIDMTEVWGQIAVQGPMAKQVLEQLLGIDEPLEYFGFGVVDCDDDTEEPLIIAATGYTGEEGYELYGDPDILMDIWEDLIDEHDATPCGLGSRDLLRLEAGYCLHGNDIDIKTTPYEAGLSWVTKMEKEDFIGKSAATRKDKKLIGLAFPEGDKIIPRSHTKVLNEAGEEIGEVTSGNFSSMLNRAIALAYIKPEYEDAQVKVSIRNKESIAQVGKPWFYRNIGKKQVQEFKSSAIVS
- a CDS encoding glycine cleavage system protein H, producing the protein MVQYFKSHEWIAEKGEGVYQMGISQYACDQLGDIVFVEAKEDGEVYDSADSLAILESVKAVGDIYAPFKAKLISTNKEVVNSPEEINSKTWIIEISSVDGIDFDDLDTMNSGEYDDYLETL